One part of the Polyangiaceae bacterium genome encodes these proteins:
- a CDS encoding sigma-54-dependent Fis family transcriptional regulator, which yields MSAIRVVAVGTSPEVAQSLDAHDVTSLERDDHLASGIEQLDPEVLVIDLGALGDPGLQTLRAARRRCPGAGFIALLADGAQPRAALEAGADVFVDSANAIECLDFMVSRAFDKVRATRRAARLERVAQETLSLASFERILGNHPLMQQLLTKVAHVAPTRSTVLIHGESGTGKELIASALHFNSRRREGPFVRLNCAALADSVLESELFGHEKGAFTGAIARREGRFKQADNGTLFLDEVSEIPMPLQVKLLRFLQEREFERVGGNETLKVDVRIVGATNRDLKALVSDGKFREDLYYRLNVVRLDVPPLRARPSDILLLAEHFLRRFAEENERHVAAFDEAARRVLVDYPWPGNVRELENAIEQAVVLAEGDTLSATDLPLSLPNTQDNALKLMIPGVTMAEIERYAILQTLKAVDGSTSRAARVLDISRRTIQYRLKEWGIEDKAGGYESSPSELVED from the coding sequence ATGAGCGCGATTCGTGTGGTCGCCGTCGGGACATCCCCGGAGGTGGCGCAGAGCCTAGATGCCCATGACGTCACATCACTCGAACGTGATGACCACCTCGCGTCGGGTATCGAGCAACTGGACCCCGAGGTGCTCGTGATCGACCTGGGCGCGCTGGGCGACCCGGGCCTCCAGACGTTGCGGGCTGCACGTCGGCGTTGCCCAGGCGCGGGGTTCATCGCGCTGCTGGCAGACGGGGCCCAACCGCGCGCAGCCCTGGAGGCTGGTGCTGACGTCTTCGTCGATAGCGCGAACGCCATCGAGTGCTTGGACTTCATGGTGTCGCGCGCTTTTGACAAGGTGCGCGCCACCCGTCGCGCGGCGCGCCTCGAGCGGGTTGCACAAGAGACACTCAGCCTCGCTTCCTTCGAGCGCATCCTGGGAAACCACCCGTTGATGCAACAGCTGCTGACCAAGGTGGCCCACGTCGCACCCACGCGCTCCACGGTGCTGATCCACGGGGAAAGCGGAACTGGAAAAGAGCTGATCGCCAGCGCGCTTCACTTCAACTCGCGACGCCGCGAGGGACCCTTCGTGCGCTTGAACTGCGCAGCGCTGGCCGATTCCGTGCTGGAAAGCGAGCTCTTCGGCCACGAGAAGGGCGCCTTCACCGGGGCGATCGCCCGCCGGGAAGGTCGCTTCAAGCAGGCGGACAACGGCACGCTCTTTCTTGATGAGGTGAGCGAGATCCCGATGCCGCTCCAGGTGAAGCTCTTGCGCTTCCTTCAGGAGCGGGAGTTCGAGCGGGTTGGCGGGAACGAGACCCTGAAGGTGGACGTGCGCATCGTGGGCGCCACCAACCGTGACCTGAAGGCGCTCGTCAGCGACGGCAAGTTCCGTGAGGATCTATACTATCGCCTCAACGTCGTGCGCCTCGACGTGCCGCCACTGCGTGCGCGACCAAGCGACATCTTGCTGCTCGCGGAGCACTTCTTGCGGCGCTTCGCCGAAGAGAACGAGCGTCACGTGGCGGCCTTCGACGAGGCGGCGCGGCGCGTGCTCGTGGACTATCCGTGGCCAGGGAACGTTCGTGAACTCGAGAACGCAATCGAGCAGGCGGTGGTACTCGCCGAGGGGGACACGCTCAGCGCGACCGACTTGCCCCTCAGCTTGCCAAACACCCAGGACAACGCCCTCAAGCTGATGATCCCTGGGGTCACGATGGCCGAGATCGAGCGCTACGCCATCCTTCAGACCTTGAAAGCCGTCGATGGATCCACCAGCCGGGCTGCTCGGGTGTTGGATATCAGCCGGCGCACGATACAGTACCGTCTGAAGGAATGGGGAATCGAGGACAAGGCCGGTGGGTACGAGAGCTCGCCAAGCGAGTTGGTCGAGGACTGA
- a CDS encoding transglycosylase domain-containing protein gives MLRGLKQSLWGSENSGNRAWRWSVRCALLGLCAWLVVQRLNYPNERLAYTALESTRYVSSDGELLYEARSERGGYQRPVPLRDVSAYLVSATVSSEDRYFWSHPGVDPIAVARAAWLNLERGRVAFGGSTITQQLAGLIEARPRTFPGKAAEALDALGLELRLSKSEILEQYLNRAYYGRLAYGVEAAANQFFGKSAKDLTLDEAALLAVLPRAPSYYDPDKHPAHALERRRYVLGNMAARGWISRASAETAASQPLRIIPRGKFRHAPHALDYLAQHSSTAPREVKTSLDLQLQRTSVIRLRQHLSNLEADGATQGAVVVIENSTRRVLALVGSRDYEQRELAGAVNGALSPRPPGSTLKPFVYALALESGATPDSPVLDAPLHFDGYAPRSASGEHHGWVRLDQALGSSLNTPAVLVAQRVGARTLKRRLVDLDLIPEDTEPSLALALGGSSVRLLDLTNAYATLAQDGQHQTWTLLRADSGRPTRTVFSPRVARGVLAMLSDAKTRELEFGVETPLGSESSDQVLAGKTGTSQSFCDNWAVIVTPRFSVGVWIGNFDGEPLRGLLAMRGAAPLARAIALSLPAGSAPPWRRLPPSTPSAWSVLAGRPLLEQPSQGARFRMDPLLPRAALALELRATPRAGLRARFEVDGQRVEGDQYRASWPLTPGDHVARVELLDDEGHIVESSQDHDFHVEGT, from the coding sequence GTGCTGCGCGGGTTGAAACAATCGCTGTGGGGGAGTGAAAACAGCGGGAATAGGGCTTGGCGTTGGAGCGTCCGCTGCGCGCTGTTGGGGCTGTGCGCCTGGCTCGTAGTCCAGCGCCTGAACTACCCCAACGAACGCCTTGCCTACACCGCTCTGGAGTCCACTCGCTATGTGTCGAGCGACGGCGAGCTGCTCTACGAGGCGCGCTCTGAGCGTGGCGGCTATCAGCGCCCGGTCCCCTTGCGCGATGTGTCCGCGTACCTGGTCTCGGCTACCGTCTCGAGCGAAGATCGATACTTCTGGAGCCATCCCGGCGTCGATCCGATCGCGGTGGCACGGGCTGCCTGGCTGAACCTCGAGCGCGGCCGCGTGGCCTTTGGCGGCTCGACGATCACCCAGCAGCTCGCGGGCTTGATCGAAGCCCGTCCTCGTACGTTTCCGGGCAAGGCAGCTGAGGCGCTCGACGCCCTCGGGCTCGAGCTTCGACTGTCCAAGAGCGAGATCCTCGAACAGTACTTGAACCGCGCCTACTACGGCCGCCTGGCGTACGGCGTCGAAGCGGCAGCCAATCAGTTCTTTGGCAAGTCGGCGAAGGACTTGACCCTGGATGAGGCTGCGCTGCTCGCGGTGCTGCCGCGGGCGCCTAGCTACTACGACCCGGACAAGCACCCGGCGCATGCCCTCGAGCGCCGACGCTATGTACTGGGGAACATGGCGGCCCGAGGCTGGATCAGTCGCGCGAGCGCCGAAACGGCGGCCAGCCAGCCCCTTCGCATCATTCCGCGCGGCAAATTTCGACACGCACCGCACGCCCTCGACTACCTCGCGCAGCACAGCTCCACCGCACCACGCGAGGTGAAAACGAGCTTGGATCTGCAGCTGCAGCGCACGAGCGTCATCCGGCTGCGTCAGCACTTGAGCAATCTGGAAGCGGACGGGGCGACCCAAGGGGCGGTGGTGGTGATCGAAAACTCGACCCGCCGTGTGCTGGCCCTGGTTGGCTCTCGGGATTATGAGCAGCGTGAGCTCGCCGGCGCGGTGAACGGCGCGCTGAGCCCTCGGCCCCCAGGGTCGACGCTCAAACCTTTCGTGTATGCCCTCGCGCTCGAGAGCGGCGCGACGCCCGACAGCCCGGTGCTGGACGCTCCGCTCCATTTTGACGGTTACGCTCCGCGGAGCGCCTCCGGGGAGCACCACGGTTGGGTACGCTTGGACCAAGCGCTCGGAAGTTCCCTCAACACGCCAGCGGTGTTGGTAGCCCAGCGGGTTGGCGCCAGGACGCTCAAGCGGCGGCTGGTGGATCTAGATCTGATCCCTGAGGATACAGAGCCTAGCCTCGCGCTGGCCCTCGGTGGCTCGAGCGTGCGCTTGCTCGATCTCACGAACGCCTACGCCACCCTTGCCCAAGACGGACAGCATCAGACCTGGACGCTGCTCCGTGCAGACTCCGGGAGGCCAACTCGAACGGTGTTCTCTCCCCGGGTCGCCCGCGGCGTGCTCGCTATGCTTTCCGACGCGAAAACCCGGGAACTCGAGTTTGGAGTCGAGACACCCCTCGGTAGCGAATCCAGCGACCAGGTACTTGCGGGCAAGACCGGAACGTCGCAGTCGTTCTGCGACAACTGGGCGGTGATCGTGACTCCGCGTTTCAGCGTGGGCGTCTGGATCGGAAACTTCGACGGAGAGCCGTTGCGGGGCCTGCTCGCGATGCGTGGGGCTGCTCCGCTGGCGCGCGCGATCGCGCTCTCGTTGCCGGCCGGGTCAGCCCCCCCCTGGCGTCGACTGCCGCCCTCCACGCCTTCGGCGTGGTCGGTGCTAGCAGGCAGACCGCTACTCGAGCAGCCCAGCCAAGGAGCGCGCTTTCGCATGGATCCGCTCCTGCCGCGCGCCGCCCTCGCCCTCGAGCTTAGAGCCACACCTCGGGCCGGCCTGCGCGCGCGCTTCGAGGTCGACGGCCAGCGCGTCGAGGGCGACCAGTACCGCGCCAGCTGGCCTCTGACTCCAGGCGATCACGTCGCTCGCGTCGAGCTACTCGACGACGAAGGACACATCGTCGAAAGCTCCCAGGACCATGATTTCCACGTGGAAGGAACATGA
- a CDS encoding ATP-dependent zinc protease: MARSDAKQVVGWREYVALPDWDIGGVLAKVDTGARTSSLHVENIRELPSGRLAFDVVLDRSGRSKHVIATPVRVSRVRPSTGQLQQRHVVLTTLRLGNVTKQIELSLVSRGDMLCRMLIGRTALERDFLVDVSKRYLCGKPSGMKRVPHPQKKKAP; this comes from the coding sequence ATGGCCCGGAGTGACGCGAAACAAGTAGTTGGCTGGCGCGAGTACGTGGCGCTTCCGGACTGGGATATCGGCGGCGTCCTGGCCAAGGTCGACACCGGCGCCCGGACCAGCTCGCTGCACGTGGAAAACATTCGAGAACTGCCGAGCGGCCGCTTGGCCTTCGATGTGGTGCTGGATCGATCGGGTCGTTCCAAACACGTGATCGCCACGCCGGTTCGGGTGAGTCGGGTCCGCCCCTCTACGGGCCAGCTCCAACAACGCCACGTGGTGCTCACCACGCTGCGCCTCGGAAATGTGACGAAGCAGATCGAACTCTCCCTCGTCTCCCGAGGTGACATGTTGTGCCGCATGCTGATTGGTCGGACGGCGCTCGAACGCGACTTTCTGGTCGACGTCTCGAAACGCTACCTATGCGGCAAGCCGAGCGGTATGAAGCGCGTCCCTCACCCCCAAAAGAAAAAAGCTCCCTAG
- a CDS encoding protein phosphatase 2C domain-containing protein, translating into MTTRCLYTAEVLKAVVGFSLSHGVACAFTQPSPVPADRINEDSMLVFDDEAGPIVLAVADGAGGHPGGADASKAAVRALTSALEKSREGNRRDAILDGFEAANRAVMNLGIGAATTLAVAEVGRDWVRSYHAGDSGVLVTGRLGKLKLVTLSHAPVAYAVEAGFIDEEDALIHRDLNVVNNLIGFADLRIEIGPRRPLNRFDTVVVASDGLFDNLRQQEVASHVRAGALGHCGEALIELCAQRMQVTDADLPGKPDDLSFVLFRRAGKA; encoded by the coding sequence GTGACCACCCGCTGCCTCTACACCGCGGAGGTGTTGAAGGCCGTAGTCGGGTTCTCGCTCAGTCATGGTGTCGCTTGCGCCTTCACCCAGCCGAGTCCAGTGCCTGCCGACCGCATCAACGAAGACAGCATGCTGGTCTTCGATGACGAGGCGGGCCCCATCGTGCTTGCGGTGGCCGACGGGGCGGGTGGGCACCCCGGTGGCGCAGACGCTTCCAAGGCCGCGGTACGTGCGCTGACCAGCGCCCTCGAGAAGTCCCGCGAAGGCAATCGCCGCGACGCGATCCTGGATGGCTTCGAAGCCGCTAACCGCGCGGTAATGAATTTGGGTATTGGCGCCGCGACGACGTTGGCCGTCGCCGAGGTCGGACGCGATTGGGTCCGCAGCTACCACGCCGGGGACTCAGGGGTGTTGGTTACAGGCCGTTTGGGCAAACTCAAGCTCGTGACGCTCAGCCACGCACCGGTTGCGTACGCCGTCGAAGCGGGATTCATCGACGAGGAAGACGCGCTGATTCATCGCGATCTAAACGTCGTGAACAACCTGATTGGATTCGCGGATCTTCGCATCGAGATCGGGCCGCGGCGTCCGTTGAATCGCTTCGATACGGTGGTGGTCGCGAGTGACGGCCTGTTCGACAATCTCCGCCAACAAGAGGTTGCGAGCCACGTGCGGGCTGGTGCGCTGGGCCATTGCGGGGAGGCGCTGATTGAGCTGTGTGCTCAGCGCATGCAGGTGACTGACGCCGACCTCCCTGGCAAGCCCGACGATCTGTCGTTCGTGTTGTTTCGGCGCGCCGGTAAGGCCTGA
- the pgsW gene encoding poly-gamma-glutamate system protein yields the protein MKKIYWRPPSISRAALALIAAVALVGLSLVETFPQERKQSFYKEKIAAAQLARVAMNRIKEEKQRRGISIDNESDPLGTGMIGHSVTPVTSNTGYIESKQTSTNPNFAAVVVHLLKRAGVESGDVVAVGLSGSFPGLNVSTYAALEVLKLKPILIASAASSEWGANDVELMWLDMEQVLFDSKLVSFRAFAASRGGIDDRGFGLSPEGRHLIDSLIERHGQRKLTPKNLTDSVDQRMQIYQEQAGDRPIKAYINIGGGAASTGTHVGKKLFKPGLNTEVPYGAIDSVMLRFAEDGVPVIHLSNVKVIAERYGLPVPPQQTPQVGVSRVFVRAEYDERLVVGVIVAVGLAMFAFLRLDVGLRILGRKRESSHAHPQRMV from the coding sequence GTGAAGAAGATCTATTGGCGGCCGCCGAGCATCTCTCGTGCTGCGCTTGCACTGATTGCAGCGGTTGCGCTGGTCGGGTTGAGCCTGGTGGAGACCTTTCCCCAGGAGCGAAAGCAGTCTTTCTACAAGGAGAAGATCGCTGCTGCTCAGCTCGCGCGAGTCGCGATGAATCGCATCAAGGAGGAGAAGCAGCGGAGGGGCATCTCCATCGACAACGAATCAGATCCGCTCGGAACTGGTATGATCGGACACTCGGTCACGCCAGTGACCTCCAACACAGGCTACATCGAGAGCAAGCAGACCAGTACGAACCCGAACTTCGCTGCGGTGGTGGTCCACCTCCTCAAACGCGCAGGGGTCGAGAGTGGCGATGTGGTCGCGGTTGGGCTGAGCGGCTCTTTCCCCGGCCTCAACGTGTCCACCTACGCAGCGCTCGAGGTGCTGAAGCTGAAGCCGATCCTGATCGCCAGCGCGGCTTCGTCGGAGTGGGGAGCGAACGACGTCGAGCTGATGTGGCTCGACATGGAGCAGGTGTTGTTCGACTCCAAGCTCGTCAGTTTCCGCGCCTTTGCGGCTTCCAGAGGAGGCATCGACGATCGGGGCTTTGGCTTGTCTCCCGAGGGTCGTCACCTGATCGACTCACTCATCGAGCGTCACGGACAGCGCAAGCTCACCCCCAAAAACCTCACCGACTCCGTGGATCAGCGCATGCAGATCTATCAGGAGCAGGCCGGCGATCGACCGATCAAGGCGTACATCAACATCGGTGGTGGCGCGGCTTCCACCGGCACTCACGTCGGCAAGAAGCTATTCAAGCCGGGACTCAACACCGAGGTCCCCTATGGCGCGATCGACTCCGTGATGTTGCGCTTCGCCGAAGACGGAGTTCCGGTGATCCACCTCTCGAACGTCAAGGTGATCGCCGAGCGCTACGGCTTGCCCGTACCACCCCAACAGACGCCGCAGGTGGGCGTTTCCAGGGTATTCGTCAGGGCCGAGTACGACGAGCGCCTGGTCGTCGGGGTGATCGTGGCGGTGGGTCTCGCCATGTTTGCGTTCTTGCGACTCGACGTTGGCCTGCGGATCCTTGGTCGCAAGCGCGAAAGCAGCCACGCCCACCCGCAACGAATGGTATGA
- the corA gene encoding magnesium/cobalt transporter CorA produces MGNRGQGRWVRELAKRVGRGLNLSGDAEPSETKRGLPPGTIVYTGEDRDEPVRVRIFEFDEKRHTERQVSPEAVSRLRRNPDKVLWVDVEGVHDVELLQEMGKCFGLHDLVLEDIASVGQRPKFEGYDDYAYIVLRMLHRQADFGVIDEQLSIVLGRGFVLTFQEHQGDVFDALRERIRTDRGRIRQHGADYLAYRLIDVTVDGYFDILADMDDQIDQLEETVQKTATGSAIQQVYAIRRELVTQRRVVWPLREVAAALARDEVDLIGDALNPYLRDLQDHVARVLDLIESLRENADGLVELGHSIQGQRLNEVMKLLTIISTVFIPLSFIAGLYGMNFDYMPELHWRWGYFAALGAMLTVSLGLLFYFRRRHWL; encoded by the coding sequence ATGGGGAATCGAGGACAAGGCCGGTGGGTACGAGAGCTCGCCAAGCGAGTTGGTCGAGGACTGAACCTCAGCGGTGACGCGGAGCCCAGCGAAACCAAGCGCGGGCTACCGCCGGGCACCATCGTCTACACAGGTGAAGACCGGGACGAACCCGTTCGTGTCCGTATCTTCGAGTTCGACGAAAAGCGACACACGGAGCGCCAGGTCAGCCCGGAGGCGGTGAGTCGCCTGCGTCGCAACCCAGACAAGGTGCTCTGGGTCGACGTGGAAGGCGTCCACGATGTCGAACTCTTGCAGGAGATGGGGAAGTGCTTCGGATTGCACGACCTCGTGCTCGAGGATATCGCATCCGTGGGGCAGCGGCCGAAGTTCGAAGGCTACGACGACTATGCGTATATCGTCTTGCGTATGCTGCACCGACAGGCCGACTTCGGGGTGATCGATGAGCAGCTGTCCATCGTCCTCGGTCGCGGTTTCGTGCTCACCTTTCAAGAGCACCAAGGAGACGTCTTCGACGCGCTGCGGGAGCGCATCCGCACCGACCGCGGACGCATTCGTCAGCACGGCGCAGACTACCTGGCGTATCGCTTGATCGACGTCACGGTGGACGGCTACTTCGATATCCTTGCGGATATGGACGATCAGATCGACCAGCTCGAAGAAACCGTGCAAAAGACGGCCACAGGATCGGCGATCCAGCAGGTGTATGCGATTCGGCGTGAGCTAGTGACTCAGCGGCGGGTGGTGTGGCCGCTGCGCGAGGTAGCGGCTGCGTTGGCCCGTGACGAAGTGGACCTGATCGGAGACGCGCTGAATCCCTATCTCCGCGACTTGCAGGACCACGTCGCGCGAGTGTTGGATCTCATCGAGTCTTTGCGAGAGAACGCCGATGGCCTGGTGGAGCTTGGCCACAGCATCCAGGGTCAGCGCCTGAACGAGGTGATGAAGCTCCTGACCATCATCAGCACCGTGTTCATTCCGCTGTCCTTCATCGCGGGCCTCTACGGAATGAACTTCGACTACATGCCGGAGCTGCACTGGCGCTGGGGCTACTTCGCTGCGCTCGGCGCGATGCTTACGGTGAGCCTGGGGCTGCTGTTCTACTTCCGCAGGCGCCACTGGCTCTGA
- the rimK gene encoding 30S ribosomal protein S6--L-glutamate ligase — protein MKIAILSRAKDSYSTRRLKLAAQQRGHKTLVLDTTNFAISLEREHPELYFRSKRLSTYDAVIPRIGASITYFGTAVVRQFEQMGLFCLNSSNGISNSRDKLRSLQMLSRHDIGIPPTTFVRDRSDILPAIVRVGGAPVIIKLLEGTQGVGVILAETMKVAEAIIETLHSAKQNVLIQGFVSESRGRDIRAFVVGDRVVAAMRRVAQGGEFRSNVHRGGKAELVELEPEYERTAVRAAQIMGLKMAGVDMLESNEGPKVMEVNSSPGLQGIETATNLDIADSIIQYIEDQVAFPELDLRQRLTVTKGYGVAELMVPKDSDLVGKAISDCGLREKDIVVLKLERRDKIIPNPKGSRELRAHDRLLCFGKLEEMRALLPKRKRRRSRKLRKQDLPPSIVPPPVDIESDDR, from the coding sequence ATGAAGATCGCCATCCTCTCTCGAGCCAAGGACTCATACAGCACGCGTCGTCTGAAGCTTGCCGCGCAGCAGCGCGGTCACAAGACGCTGGTGCTGGACACGACGAACTTCGCCATCTCCCTGGAGCGCGAACACCCCGAGCTGTATTTTCGAAGTAAGCGGCTGTCGACCTACGACGCCGTGATCCCGCGTATCGGCGCGAGCATCACCTACTTCGGTACCGCCGTCGTGCGCCAGTTCGAGCAAATGGGCCTGTTTTGCCTGAACTCGAGCAACGGCATCAGCAACAGCCGCGACAAGTTGCGGTCATTGCAGATGCTGAGTCGCCACGACATCGGCATTCCGCCGACGACCTTCGTGCGCGACCGCAGCGACATCTTGCCGGCCATCGTGCGGGTCGGCGGTGCGCCGGTCATCATCAAGCTGCTGGAGGGCACTCAAGGCGTCGGTGTGATCCTTGCGGAAACAATGAAGGTCGCAGAGGCGATCATCGAGACGCTGCACAGCGCCAAGCAAAACGTCTTGATCCAGGGCTTTGTCTCCGAGAGCCGCGGCCGGGACATCCGGGCCTTTGTGGTGGGCGACCGCGTCGTGGCTGCCATGCGCCGGGTCGCCCAAGGTGGAGAGTTCCGAAGCAACGTGCACCGGGGCGGCAAGGCAGAGCTGGTTGAGCTCGAACCGGAGTACGAACGCACCGCGGTACGCGCCGCGCAGATCATGGGCTTGAAGATGGCCGGCGTGGACATGTTGGAGTCCAACGAGGGCCCCAAGGTGATGGAGGTCAACTCCTCCCCCGGGCTGCAAGGCATCGAGACTGCGACCAACCTCGACATCGCTGACAGCATCATTCAGTACATCGAGGATCAGGTCGCTTTCCCAGAGCTCGACCTGCGGCAACGCCTCACGGTCACTAAAGGGTACGGCGTGGCCGAGCTGATGGTCCCCAAGGATTCCGACCTGGTGGGTAAAGCCATCTCTGACTGCGGGCTGCGGGAGAAGGACATCGTCGTGCTCAAGCTCGAGCGTCGAGACAAGATCATCCCGAATCCCAAGGGGAGCCGCGAACTGCGCGCGCACGACCGCCTGCTGTGCTTCGGCAAGCTCGAGGAGATGCGGGCGCTGTTGCCCAAGCGCAAGCGCCGGCGCTCCCGCAAGCTGCGCAAGCAAGATCTCCCCCCGTCGATCGTGCCGCCGCCAGTCGACATCGAGAGCGACGACCGCTGA
- a CDS encoding protein kinase yields the protein MNVGVTAKGTLRSRQRLGKYRIERQLAEGGFATVYRAMDTVEGIRVALKVPRAELVTGREAQVTHEVRLAARLDHPNVLPVKNAQSIDGVFVIAYPLGEKTLGDRMASRMSAKRALEYFEQMLEAVAHAHKNKVIHCDLKPENFILFRGDRVRLTDFGIAKIALATRSLSGSGTIGYIAPEQALGRPSLRSDVFSLALMAYQMFTGELPEWPFKWPPPGIAKLRATIHPDFAELLRRCLEVDEKKRPADATKVLAAFRRLRSRALKPGVKKKRMSSKLGTPSAWRTVRLKEFMRRYGKPLMTRATCEQCHGPTAESMLWCPWCGKARAKYAGPSEFKARCQRCGRGRKPDWRYCAFCWGPAFRDVSERKYSDKRYSAHCEHCAGGLMPFMRYCPWCHRKVTQEWEVQAGNRCKGCGWGVLDDYWDFCPWCGRKRR from the coding sequence ATGAACGTGGGAGTGACCGCCAAAGGCACTCTGAGATCGCGCCAACGCCTGGGTAAGTACCGCATCGAGCGTCAGCTCGCAGAGGGGGGCTTCGCGACGGTGTACCGCGCGATGGATACCGTCGAAGGGATCCGGGTGGCGCTCAAGGTGCCGCGGGCTGAGCTGGTGACCGGGCGCGAGGCGCAGGTGACCCACGAGGTGCGGCTGGCGGCGCGACTAGATCACCCCAATGTGCTCCCGGTGAAGAACGCGCAGTCCATCGACGGCGTCTTCGTGATCGCCTATCCGCTGGGCGAAAAGACCCTCGGCGATCGCATGGCGAGCCGCATGTCGGCGAAGCGAGCCCTCGAGTACTTCGAGCAGATGCTCGAGGCCGTGGCTCACGCTCACAAGAACAAGGTCATCCACTGCGACCTGAAGCCTGAGAACTTCATTCTGTTCCGCGGGGATCGAGTGCGTCTGACGGACTTTGGCATCGCGAAGATCGCCCTGGCGACGCGCTCTCTGAGCGGCTCGGGGACCATCGGGTACATCGCTCCGGAGCAAGCTCTGGGGCGCCCAAGCCTACGTAGCGACGTGTTCTCCCTGGCGTTGATGGCGTACCAGATGTTCACGGGGGAGCTGCCGGAGTGGCCCTTCAAGTGGCCTCCTCCAGGCATCGCCAAGCTCAGGGCTACGATTCATCCGGACTTTGCCGAGCTGTTGCGCCGCTGCCTCGAGGTCGACGAGAAGAAGCGCCCAGCGGACGCGACCAAGGTGCTCGCGGCGTTCCGTCGCCTGCGGTCTCGTGCGCTCAAGCCAGGGGTGAAGAAGAAGCGCATGTCGAGCAAGCTGGGGACGCCCAGCGCTTGGCGCACGGTACGCCTCAAGGAGTTCATGCGGCGCTACGGCAAACCGCTGATGACGCGAGCAACCTGCGAGCAGTGCCACGGGCCGACGGCCGAGAGCATGTTGTGGTGCCCTTGGTGCGGTAAGGCGCGAGCGAAGTACGCGGGACCATCAGAGTTCAAGGCTCGCTGCCAACGTTGCGGTCGCGGTCGCAAGCCCGACTGGCGCTACTGCGCGTTCTGTTGGGGACCTGCATTCCGAGATGTTTCCGAGAGGAAGTATTCAGACAAGCGCTACTCCGCACATTGTGAGCACTGCGCCGGCGGTTTGATGCCGTTCATGCGCTACTGCCCTTGGTGCCATCGCAAGGTGACCCAAGAGTGGGAGGTTCAGGCGGGGAATCGCTGCAAAGGCTGCGGCTGGGGAGTACTCGACGACTATTGGGATTTTTGTCCCTGGTGCGGGAGGAAACGCAGGTGA
- the pgsC gene encoding poly-gamma-glutamate biosynthesis protein PgsC, with the protein MEEFLPLSIGVGLFVSLLLAELFGIAAGGMIVPGYIALHITRPMDILLTLVAAFATYLVVHTASAFVMIFGRRRTVTMILVGFLMGLLVSRVAPQLSFIHGIEGRAVGYIIPGLIAIWLDRQGVVETLSAMTVASVLVRMTLILLGLELGT; encoded by the coding sequence ATGGAAGAGTTTCTACCCCTTTCGATTGGGGTCGGTCTGTTCGTGAGTTTGCTGCTCGCCGAGCTCTTCGGCATCGCTGCAGGCGGCATGATTGTGCCTGGCTACATCGCACTGCACATCACACGACCGATGGACATCCTCCTCACGTTGGTCGCTGCTTTTGCGACCTACCTCGTGGTTCACACGGCCAGTGCGTTCGTGATGATCTTTGGCCGGCGACGCACCGTGACGATGATCTTGGTGGGCTTCCTCATGGGGCTCTTGGTTAGCCGGGTTGCTCCGCAGTTGAGCTTCATCCACGGCATCGAGGGACGCGCGGTCGGCTACATCATTCCCGGTCTGATCGCGATCTGGCTCGACCGTCAGGGCGTGGTCGAGACGTTGTCTGCGATGACAGTTGCGAGCGTCTTGGTACGCATGACTCTGATCCTGCTTGGACTGGAGCTGGGCACGTGA